In one Rutidosis leptorrhynchoides isolate AG116_Rl617_1_P2 chromosome 8, CSIRO_AGI_Rlap_v1, whole genome shotgun sequence genomic region, the following are encoded:
- the LOC139862065 gene encoding G-type lectin S-receptor-like serine/threonine-protein kinase At5g24080, with translation MAHNFPTNWGLFFIYLLEVVVCVSGRVGLGSKLYANSNQAWVSSNRTFAFGFAPALDPDSSSQEERYQLGIWFADLPGDLTLAWSAYLNAPVTKNAVLELDRTGNLVLTDDRTTAWTSNTTGFDIDSAELLENGNLVLYTTNQDIAWQSFSHPSDTLLPGQPLTISLELTSSRIPTRGGGYYTLKILQQTTSLTLALTYNLQPDPYNLSMEAQSNYSYWETPEFSNVTGDDVVAVLDQAGSFGVVYGGDSAGAAYIYKNDNDKGELSSASNQTNRPLALRRLILETNGNLRLYRWDNDVNGSQQWVREWAAVSNPCDIAGVCGNGICNLDATKTNASCECLPGSFTNGDDFRCMSNSSYTGNCRVPLPQGNSSNSSQIKIEAVQQTNYYYLESAVIANYSDIPTVSKCGDACLSDCECVASVYGLNQETPYCWVLRSLEFGGFEDSGSTMFVKVQSNASDHGSKGSVGMSDSTRAKVLVVPIVLSMLVLVGLLMCLLYIYVHKKRGLKRVLKSSLIVSGAPVSFNFRDLQHRTNHFSELLGTGGFGSVYKGSLGDGTLIAVKKLDRMLPHGEREFVTEVNTIGSMHHMNLVRLCGYCSEGSQRLLVYEFMKNGSLDKWLFPSHKTRERLLEWPTRFQIAIGTAQGIAYFHEQCRNRIIHCDIKPENILLDEQFYPKVSDFGLAKLMGREHSQVVTMVRGTRGYLAPEWISNRPITVKADVYSYGMLLLEIVGGRRNLDMHFDADNFFYPGWAFKEMKNGEAMKVADRRLEGAVEEDELLRALKVGFWCIQDDVNMRPSMSEVVMMLEGSVEVNEPPTPQSVLELIEEGLDHVYKAMKREFNQFSSFTVTNMTSQPSSRATCSYSSMSPR, from the exons ATGGCGCATAATTTTCCCACTAATTGgggtttgttcttcatttatttgCTAGAGGTGGTGGTGTGCGTATCAGGCCGAGTCGGTTTGGGTTCGAAATTGTATGCTAACAGCAATCAAGCATGGGTTTCCAGTAATAGGACATTTGCATTTGGGTTCGCTCCAGCTTTAGACCCGGATTCAAGCTCACAAGAGGAACGATACCAGCTAGGAATTTGGTTTGCTGACCTTCCTGGGGATCTTACTCTCGCTTGGTCTGCATATTT AAATGCTCCGGTCACTAAAAACGCAGTCTTGGAACTCGATAGAACTGGCAACCTTGTACTCACCGACGACCGCACCACAGCTTGGACATCAAACACAACAGGGTTCGACATTGATTCCGCAGAGCTACTAGAAAACGGCAACTTGGTGCTGTATACGACCAACCAGGACATAGCATGGCAAAGCTTCTCCCACCCATCAGACACACTCTTACCCGGTCAACCTTTGACCATCTCACTAGAGTTGACTTCTTCACGAATACCGACACGTGGAGGTGGTTACTACACTTTGAAAATACTACAACAGACCACTTCATTAACCTTAGCTTTAACGTACAACTTACAACCAGACCCTTATAACTTATCAATGGAAGCTCAGTCTAATTATTCTTACTGGGAAACGCCCGAGTTTTCTAACGTCACAGGCGACGACGTCGTGGCGGTTCTTGACCAAGCAGGAAGTTTCGGGGTGGTTTACGGTGGAGATTCTGCCGGAGCAGCTTACATTTACAAAAATGATAATGACAAAGGTGAATTATCATCAGCAAGTAACCAAACCAACAGACCGTTAGCTCTTCGAAGGCTGATTCTTGAAACTAATGGTAATCTTCGGTTATATCGTTGGGATAACGATGTGAATGGTTCACAGCAATGGGTGCGTGAATGGGCTGCGGTTTCTAACCCGTGTGATATTGCGGGTGTTTGCGGTAACGGGATTTGTAATTTGGATGCAACCAAAACAAACGCTTCTTGTGAGTGTTTGCCTGGTTCTTTTACTAACGGGGATGATTTCCGGTGTATGAGTAATTCATCATACACCGGAAACTGTAGAGTTCCCCTTCCCCAGGGGAACTCTAGTAATAGTTCCCAAATTAAAATAGAAGCAGTTCAACAAACTAATTATTATTACTTAGAATCCGCGGTAATAGCAAACTACAGCGATATCCCTACGGTTTCAAAATGTGGTGATGCTTGTTTATCTGATTGTGAATGTGTTGCCTCTGTTTATGGACTAAACCAAGAGACTCCATATTGTTGGGTGTTAAGGAGTTTGGAATTTGGTGGGTTCGAGGATTCGGGCTCGACTATGTTTGTTAAGGTCCAGTCGAATGCTTCGGACCATGGTTCGAAAGGCAGTGTAGGAATGAGCGACAGTACTCGTGCAAAGGTTTTGGTTGTTCCTATTGTACTAAGCATGCTTGTTCTTGTTGGACTACTAATGTGTCTATTGTACATCTATGTTCATAAAAAGAGAGGTTTAAAAAGAGTCCTCAAGAGTTCACTAATTGTATCAGGAGCTCCTGTTAGTTTTAACTTTCGCGATTTACAACACCGGACAAATCATTTTTCAGAGTTACTTGGAACAG GTGGATTTGGTAGTGTTTACAAGGGAAGCTTAGGAGATGGGACGTTGATCGCTGTGAAAAAACTTGACCGGATGTTGCCACATGGAGAAAGGGAGTTTGTAACCGAAGTGAACACAATCGGCTCAATGCATCACATGAACTTGGTTCGCCTGTGCGGGTATTGCTCTGAAGGTTCACAAAG GCTTTTGGTGTAtgagtttatgaaaaatggatcttTAGACAAATGGTTATTTCCTTCGCATAAAACTCGAGAGAGGCTATTGGAGTGGCCAACACGGTTTCAAATAGCGATTGGAACTGCACAAGGGATTGCATACTTTCACGAGCAATGTCGGAATAGGATAATACACTGTGATATTAAGCCGGAGAATATTCTTTTAGATGAACAGTTTTATCCAAAAGTTTCTGATTTTGGATTGGCTAAGTTGATGGGGAGGGAACACTCGCAAGTTGTGACCATGGTTAGAGGAACTAGAGGCTACTTGGCTCCCGAATGGATCAGTAATCGTCCTATCACAGTAAAAGCCGATGTTTATAGTTATGGAATGCTCTTGCTGGAAATTGTTGGTGGGCGCAGAAACCTTGATATGCATTTTGATGCAGATAACTTCTTTTACCCTGGATGGGCTTTTAAG GAAATGAAAAACGGAGAAGCAATGAAAGTGGCAGATCGACGACTGGAAGGGGCGGTAGAAGAAGATGAGCTATTAAGAGCATTGAAAGTAGGATTTTGGTGCATACAAGATGATGTGAATATGCGGCCTTCAATGAGTGAGGTGGTGATGATGTTGGAAGGTTCGGTAGAGGTGAACGAGCCACCAACGCCACAATCGGTTTTGGAACTTATCGAAGAAGGTTTAGATCATGTTTACAAGGCAATGAAACGAGAATTTAACCAATTTAGCTCCTTCACTGTGACTAACATGACAAGTCAACCGTCATCTCGTGCCACATGTAGTTACTCTTCAATGTCACCTAGATAA